In the Carassius gibelio isolate Cgi1373 ecotype wild population from Czech Republic chromosome A2, carGib1.2-hapl.c, whole genome shotgun sequence genome, one interval contains:
- the LOC128026025 gene encoding zona pellucida sperm-binding protein 3-like, whose translation MVTNDELVYTFKLLHTPQEASSGVPIVRSISAVVGIECHYSRKDNVSSDSLVPNWVPYTSLEAAEEVFVFSLKLMTDDWRFERPSNQYFLGDIINLEASVLSYSHVPIRVFVDSCVATIVPDVTSVPRYSFIENNGCLVDAKLTGSRSHFMPRTQGDKLQLQLEAFRFQQPDSGLVYITCMVKVAVATTTPNPEQKACSFSANGWVSTDGSDQVCGCCDSTCSTRRGSDQPHKDLRWDKYSVGPISVKESGYGQK comes from the exons ATG GTGACTAACgatgagcttgtctacaccttCAAACTTCTCCACACCCCACAAGAGGCTTCATCTGGTGTTCCTATTGTTCGGAGCATTAGTGCAGTGGTTGGAATCGAGTGTCACTATTCGAG AAAGGATAATGTGAGCAGCGATTCCTTAGTGCCCAATTGGGTCCCATATACCTCTCTTGAAGCTGCAGAGGAGGTCTTCGTCTTCTCCCTCAAGCTCATGACCG ATGACTGGAGATTCGAGAGGCCTTCTAACCAATACTTCCTGGGTGATATCATAAATCTTGAAGCATCTGTGCTTTCATACAGCCATGTTCCCATccgtgtgtttgtggacagctgtgtggcTACAATAGTCCCTGATGTCACATCTGTCCCCAGATACTCATTTATTGAGAACAATGG GTGCCTGGTTGATGCCAAGCTCACAGGCTCCAGATCTCACTTCATGCCCCGAACTCAAGGTGACAAGTTGCAGCTTCAGCTAGAGGCTTTCAGGTTCCAGCAACCAGACAGTGGACTG GTTTACATCACATGCATGGTGAAGGTGGCTGTAGCAACAACGACTCCAAATCCTGAACAGAAAGCttgttccttctctgctaatgg TTGGGTGTCTACAGATGGTTCTGACCAGGTGTGTGGCTGCTGTGACTCCACATGTAGTACCAGAAGAGGAAGTGACCAGCCCCATAAAG ATCTGCGGTGGGATAAATACTCTGTTGGGCCCATCAGTGTTAAGGAATCTGGCTATGGCCAAAAATAA
- the LOC128025906 gene encoding zona pellucida sperm-binding protein 3-like, which produces MGFGQVGFGLVFLFVLGFSEAQWSPSERNYWSPSDFMPRAKVQKTDSRMPPIPKKYGPSKPASAPQRFPVQTPAKSDFRRPSQDVFGVQSKEQMLGPVTKLTWQFPSLPEEPQQPVIPFDPRHFVPPNSIAAQCREGSIYVEVKRDFFGIGKLVSSSALTLGGCTATGEDPSAQVLVFESGLHGCGSVVMVTNDELVYTFKLLHTPQEASSGVPIVRSISAVVGIECHYSRKHNVSSDSLVPNWVPYSSLEAAEEVFVFSLKLMTDDWRFERPSNQYFLGDIINLEASVLSYSHVPIRVFVDSCVATIVPDVTSVPRYSFIENNGCLVDAKLTGSRSHFMPRTQGDKLQLQLEAFRFQQPDSGLVYITCMVKVAVATTTPNPEQKACSFSANGWVSADGSDQVCGCCDSTCSTRRGSDQPHKDLRWDKSSVGPISVKESGYGQK; this is translated from the exons ATGGGGTTTGGGCAAGTTGGATTTGGATTGGTGTTCCTTTTTGTGCTGGGATTTTCTGAAGCACAGTGGAGTCCCAGCGAGAGAAATTATTGGAGCCCAAGCGACTTTATGCCTAGGGCAAAAGTTCAGAAGACCGACTCTAGGATGCCTCCAATTCCCAAGAAATATGGCCCCAGTAAACCTGCATCAGCCCCACAAAGATTTCCTGTCCAAACACCAGCCAAGAGTGACTTTAGGAGGCCTTCTCAAGATGTTTTCGGTGTTCAGTCAAAAGAACAGATGCTTGGTCCAGTGACAAAACTGACATGGCAGTTTCCAAGCCTGCCAGAAGAACCACAGCAGCCAGTCATCCCTTTTGATCCGCGTCACTTTGTACCTCCCAACAGCATAGCGGCTCAGTGTAGAGAGGGTTCCATATATGTGGAAGTCAAGAGAGACTTCTTCGGGATTGGGAAGCTAGTGAGCTCCTCTGCTCTTACACTGGGAGGCTGTACTGCAACTGGAGAAGACCCTTCTGCTCAAGTGCTTGTCTTTGAGTCTGGATTGCATGGATGTGGCAGTGTAGTGATG GTGACTAACgatgagcttgtctacaccttCAAACTTCTCCACACCCCACAAGAGGCTTCATCTGGTGTTCCTATTGTTCGGAGCATTAGTGCAGTGGTTGGAATCGAGTGTCACTATTCAAG AAAGCATAATGTGAGCAGCGATTCCTTAGTGCCCAATTGGGTCCCATATTCCTCTCTTGAAGCTGCAGAGGAGGTCTTCGTCTTCTCCCTCAAGCTCATGACCG ATGACTGGAGATTCGAGAGGCCTTCTAACCAATACTTCCTGGGTGATATCATAAATCTTGAAGCATCTGTGCTTTCATACAGCCATGTTCCCATccgtgtgtttgtggacagctgtgtggcTACAATAGTCCCTGATGTCACATCTGTCCCCAGATACTCATTTATTGAGAACAATGG GTGCCTGGTTGATGCCAAGCTCACAGGCTCCAGATCTCACTTCATGCCCCGAACTCAAGGTGACAAGTTGCAGCTTCAGCTAGAGGCTTTCAGGTTCCAGCAACCAGACAGTGGACTG GTTTACATCACATGCATGGTGAAGGTGGCTGTAGCAACAACGACTCCAAATCCTGAACAGAAAGCttgttccttctctgctaatgg TTGGGTGTCTGCAGATGGTTCTGACCAGGTGTGTGGCTGCTGTGACTCCACATGTAGTACCAGAAGAGGAAGTGACCAGCCCCATAAAG ATCTGCGGTGGGATAAATCCTCTGTTGGGCCCATCAGTGTTAAGGAATCTGGCTATGGCCAAAAATAA